GGGATACCAACATAGATAACTAGATACATAGTTTTCTGTTTCAGAAGACTAAGACACTATCTTAACTTGTATATTAGTACCTCTATTTCTTAGTCCCATGTTTAAATGAGTtctaaaatatcttcttttccttctataCAGATTTAGCTTAACCTCTAAATTTTAAGGCCTCTATTAATTGTATTCCTCTTTGACTGCAGTTTGAGATGTTTTATCAGTTAAAAAgctaaaatagacttttaaaaaacagctttttttttaaacatcttttttgtttctttatctgcTGGACACAATCTATACTACCATGCCAATGATTTCAGAGTCAGATGTTCTAAGTATAGTACAGCATTTCCTTAgtggtttttgctttttggtggtgtgatgatttatttttcctcattttgatttgcatgaaAAAGTATACCCACTCTCCCTCACTCAATATATGGAAGGCCTCTATTCCTCCTTATTGTTCATTGATGGCACTTCACCCAGCTTGCTGTGAGTAAACCCACTTGGTCCTTGAAAGCCATTAAGGATGACCAGGAATTTCTAATGCTCACTGTAGATCCCTAACTAGGACAGAAACTGGCAGGAGTGCCCTCTGATGTACTTTACTAAGAATTCTATTGTTTCGTCATTAGTTGTAGGCACTCAGGAATGTCCTTTGGCCTTTCAGCTCCTCTAAGAGCAATGCCGAGATCCCTATCAGTGAGAAGCAGAAGTGGGGAGGAGTTGGCTTCAGCTGTGAAAAGATTCATGACCTGATCTGGTAGAAACCCTGCTGGGAAACATCCAGGGCTCTTGTTGAAATTTCCAGGTAGTTCCCACACTCAGGGTAATTCAAAAAGTAGACTTGATGTGACTCAATCCAGCCCAAGTGTTGAAAATTCTGACAGTTcttgcagggttttttttcttgGTCCAGTTGTTTGGAACATTTCAAATCTACTCCCCAGACTACCTTCCAGGCATTAGGACTTCCCTCTCCTTCTTTTGTCCCTATACTCATAAGCTTTCTATTCTGCCACCCCTGTATGCCTCCATGTGTAAgtcctatttttttcttgactCTATCAAATACTGCTGATGCACCAGGAAAAGTCCCCATTAAAACAGGACTGCAgaaattttaacagaaaatttAGTTAGGTCTCCTTAGGACATTGATGATTCAGCTTCAAAATTTATGTTTGTAACTGATCTCTACCTACATCATGGGAAGGAAAGTGTTTTCTTTCCATCCTAGGGGAAATgtcctttcctctgtctcttccatCATCTTCCCCGCTCTTCTCCACAAATAGGCCAAATGGCTGTAGGCATCAGAGTATAAAACACTTGaatttacaaatcaaataatgttaaaaagtcagtgttagtccttcagtcatgccttactctttgtgaccccatggactgtagcccatcagactcctctctccatgggatttcccaggcaagaatactggagtgggttgccatttccttctctaggggattttcctgatccagagaccaaacccgggtctcccacactgcaggcagattctttaacacctgAGCCAGCACAGAAGCCCTAACaaataatgttaaatatattctAACACAAAAGACCCtcaacaattatattttaaatatatcctcaaATATTATTTGGGTTATACTTTTGTTTGAGAATCTGAGAAAAGTAATTGGATTATTCAGaattgttgttactgttcagttgctaaattgtgtccaactatttgtgaccccgtttttccacgcaagaatactgaagtaggttgccattcccttctctaggggatcttcctgagcagggatcgaacctgggtaccccacattgcaggcatattctttaccatccgagccaatCAAATATtgttagtgaaagtcgctcagtcgtgtccaactctttatgaccccatgaactacacagtccatggaattatccaggccagaatactggagtgggtaaccttccccttctccagggtgtcttcccaacctggggatcgaacccatgtctctcacattgcaggcagattctttaccagctgagcctcaaggaaAGCTCTCaaataatgttaaatatattctAATACAAAAGGCCctcaataattatatttaaaaaaagatgtcctgaAGTATTACATAGGTAATACTTTTGTTTGAGAATCTGAGAAAAGCAATGGGATTATTCggaattgctgttgttgtttttcagtcagtaagtcatgtccaactcttggctgccccatggactgcagcacatcaggctcccctatcTTTCACAATCtcggtttgctcaaactcatgtccactgagtcagtaatgctatccaaccacctcattctctgctgtccctactcctgccctcagtctttcccagcatcagggtcttttccaatgaaaataattacctatagttaaaaaaaattgaattcctTATCAAATGTATCTTTAGGAATAAACCTGAGATTCACTTGTGGTTTGGCCAGTTACTATGACCTTGGAAACATACTCAACCTCACAAAATCctagtttccttatctgaaaaatgatgGTGAAAGTATCTTCCTCGTAGGGTACACACAAGGATTATGACcatataagtaaataagtttTCATAGTTCCTAATATTAAAAGctcaatacaattttaaaaaatgttaatcacTTTAAAAACTATTGATAGCGATGCTATGTTTTTTTGCCAAGTAATCACTTAGGTTATGTGTTTACTATGATCATTATGTCTCCCTTCACAGTTAAATTTTAATAGTCTCTActtcttagaatttttttcagCTACACTGCATAAAcaagttttttcctttcttgatcaGAATTATGCCACCTTGTTGCTTCTTCCAGTTCGAGAGCTCTCTGGGCAAATTAATATTCACCATGGCCTGTAAAAACTTGATTTATGGGCAATAAAGTAGATGCCTTTATCAGGGacaaatatattcttatttctttgaCTGCTGACTAGGTATAGGAAAATCAACAAATAgggcattcattcaacaatttaCCTAATATCACATTAGGCAAAGCTCTAGGCTGGAAACAGAGCAACAGACAAAATCTTTGGCTTCATGGATAACGGGAAGAATAAAATTACCTGTAAAGTGGAATAGTAAGTGGTTAACAAGCAGTGAGGGCAAaaatcttgttttcttctttgggaaaattcaCTGAGCTATAATATGTAGGAAGAAAAATAGACATCTGATTTTAAAAGCAATTGTTAAGAATAAGTGGagacctatgactgattcatgttgacgtttggtggaaaccaacataatactgtaaagcaattatccttcaattaaaaataaatttaaaaaagaataagtggTAAATCACAGAGCTTTCATTCAGTTCCTACTCTATGCCTGCTGACAGTATAGGCTGTAAAATTTGATAGGATATAGTATCTTCCCTCACAGAGCTTCTAATCTAGTTGGATGATATACTAATAAATCTGCTCAAGCACCTTACTGTCTTcagtgttgttatttagtcactaagtcgtgtccaacttttcctactgacaggctcctctgtccatgggatttcccaggcaaggatactggagtgagttgctatttcctctttcaggggacagtcccagggattgaacctgtgtctccattgccaggcgtattctttaccactgaaccacctgggaagcccttcttcagAGTAGCAGAAGacgaacagaagagaaaaggctgaggaaagcATATGTTCATGAACCACCCAAATGGAGTATTCCTGTATGTCACCATTCCAGGGCTAATGGCAGCCACATTCTTTTGTGTTACAAACTGGGATATTAGTGCCTCTATGAAAGTGATGCCCACCATTTGCCAGCTCATTGGCATTACTGAATTATTTCATTGATCTAATTACATTTCTCATAGTTTAGACTAGGATATTCTAGTCCCTGTACTTTCATAGGAACATATAATTACCAAGGGAAGAGATTATAGTATAGGAAGCCTGTCttcttgaatattaaaaaaaaaaacacctaaataCACTAATTAATGCACAattaagaatgaataaagaagcctATGATACTGGTATAGGTTGATACTAACAGCCTTTTAGATGGACTAAAAGAAATGAACTCTAATCTGATTAGGAGAATCTGGGAAAACCTTAGTGGAAAAAGTGATGtccaagtttggccttgaaatacagaGTAACcacagacaaaacaaacaaacaaacaaaaaccccacagGTACAGAAGGCAGAAGAAACtgtaagaagaaagaggaagttgTGCTCCAGTTCAGCTGGAGACAAGGAATGAAGGGTAGGAAGAACAATTACTCAAAGCCAGACATGTTGCTGAAGGAGGCACTTATTTTACAACTCTAGAGTACACTTGTTTGTTGGACACAATTAGTGAAATGTGGAATACAGAACATTACAGTTTCAATCTTTACCTTGACGAATGACTGTCCCTTTCTGCTCAAACGTCTCACCAGTATCTTTCCGGAAGGGCTTCCCGCTACCCTTACTGTCAGTAATCTACAAATATCTTTCAGTACTAAAACCTTCCACTTGTAAAGCAAGCACTCCAGAGTTTTAAGGTTTATTCACAAGTTAATGAGATATTCTATAAAACAAATACTTGTATTGTGTATATATCAAGCACTAAGGCAGGCTTATTTTTAACTCTCAGACTGATCTATCCATTGGGTATGTTTATTCTCATTTAACAGGTTTGAGAAAACAGGGATTTAGGCAGACTGTTGGGCTCATCTGGACCACAAAATTAGTTTGTATTTTAACAGAGGTGTGTgtgatatacacatacacacagggctAAGAAAAAAACACTGTTACTGTTAGACCAGTAGTAAAAAACAGCAATTCTCCACTTTTTCTCTGCCCATCCCTGATTTTCCTTCACCAGAGACTACCAATTTTAACTCTTCAGCTATTTGTTACTGTACTTCTTTCTAAGTGACAAGttatactgcttttttttttaaaccgacATTTCTGTATCAGATCTTGATGTATTCTCCATTACATATATACTTCTTTCCAATTCTGCTAGGGTTACCTAATAATTTGTTATTATTTGTATTCAGTGTTTACATAAATATGACTGACTTTATATGATGACTAACATTATTCACAGTTGACTTAATGCAGTGTAACTtctgaaaacttttctttttcctgaggcTCATAATTGCCTCAATTTTGCTtccttaattagaaaaaaaatacgcAGACCACTAATTCGTCTCCAGACTCTCTAACACCTAAAAACCTCTTGAccctatatttataaatacatgacAATGTATCCGTTTTCCTTTCTAAGACATTCCACCTGAACTATCATCTTTAGGCATTTCTTGTTGACCTCATGCTGTTCTCCCTTCTTCTCTGTTATATGGTTATATTTTAGAACTTTATCATCActctttaagtaaaataaaatgacctCTTCCCCCATCGACAACAGACTCTACCTGTCGACTTCCCACTTTAAAAGACACCATTACTTTTCCAGGCACCCGCCCTGCCATCCTACCTTGTAAATTGCACTTTTACGCCATCAAGGCTAATAATATTGACACTCAACTCTGTAACCGTAATTAAGCATTCtcttaaaaagatgaaaaccatAAACAGCATTTCCATTAtgattatttaaatgttattcaATAAACCACCAAGCTTTGTGCTATGactggatttccttttttttggctccaagaTTCTGAACCACAATGCGAATTAGAGTGACACTGAAATTGAGTCCACCTTCTTACACTCCAACCCTCGGTCAAAACCCTGCAGTATTTTACATTGTTTGGTTATCTGAAGGATGTGTTCCTCTTACaacgttgtttttttttttcacttaaagttTCTGATCGTCATAGTTTTCTGTTGTGGAATGAAGAGATGTTTGCCTTCCACTGCATATCCTTAAGATCTTCAGCTTCTGACTGATCCTGTTTATAATCCAGTCTCATCTTCCCGAAATTTACTATTTATGAACACGGACCATGAGCTTGTACATTTCTGTCCTGAAAGTTTTGACAGCCTTCCCTTGTTATAATACATCCTGTTCGTCCCGTTTTTAAGGATGCACAGCTTCTtaaatattgtagtgggttttaacTGAAGTTCTCGGTTCCCGGAATCGCGTATTTCCTCTTCCTACACTCAGGAGGTCTCGGTGCCAGTTCAGGGGATCGGAGGAGAGCAGACGGCGGAGAGGCGAGAGCGCAGCGGTGGAGGGAGACCAAGCACTCTCGCGAGACAGCGGGACTGCTCGCCCCAAGCTCCACGGTGCCGCGGCGCCTCCTGGGAGTCGGCCACAACGCAGGCCCGGAACGCCGGCGGCATCCCCAGGGCTCTAAAAATGTACCTGCAAGCGGATGTTGAGAACGACGGAGCCCGCGATGTAGAAATACGGGAAGTTCATGCGCAGCTGCCAGGCCAGCTCGAAGAAGGCGAGCAGGGTGCGGGAAAGCCCCTTGCAGAAGACCCCGTACGAGCTGGGGGTCGCGGCCGGGCTCGAGGCCCTGAGGGCCAAAGATGACGGAGCCGCCGTGGTGGCCATGGACGCGATGTTGCCGCTAGCCCGGTGCGGTGCCTGGAACCGAGGGTGACCGCAGACCCCGCGGACCCCCAACTGATGGCGATGACCTGGAGGGGCCGGGGACTTAGCGGCCTCCGGGCTAGCACTCCCGCCTCACGCAGACACCGCTTCTCTCCGAGCGGCGGTGAGGCTGGGGCTGCGGCTGGCGCTCCTCCCCTTCCTGTCTGCTGCTTAAAGTGACATTCAGCGTTTAGAGTTTAACTCTTGGTAGGTCCGGAACGGGTTACTTATTTACATATATGCCACACAGTTATTTTATATAGCCATTACAAACAGCCTTACAGATACTCGtttcactttaaaatgaagaaaggaaactaAGTAAAATTCTGTTATTTGCCCTAGAGCCCCGTCCAAAGCTCGCGTTAAAACTCGGGTTAGTCTGCTCTGAACTGTTCCCGTTCGATTTCATAACATTAATCTGTTTAAATAAGCCAGTTAGGGCAGAGTCTCTGTATTCACAACATACTATTAAAACTTAAAGAGTCACAATCTCAGGCAATGATTTTCCTATGTATTAGGACTGTTTCAGTTGGAAGTGCCGGAAATTAACACATGTAAAGCAAACACagattaattattattttttgaggtACATATTACATGCAAATATCAAATTTTCCCTCATGTAAACCCATGAAACGTTCAGATTATGTATGAAGGCTTCTATAATTTTCTTCATGGGCACCTGTGAAATATGTGGTTAGGCGGGGAAGGCTTAGAATATTACTGACATTACTTCCAAGCCCCGAATACCCTTAAGGTAACATCTTAATGGATCGTCCATATTCTTCTGGTGTTTAAGTGATGCCCATTTCATTAACTTATATAATCTATTTTAACTAGTAAGCACTGTATTTTCCCTCATAGACCACCTCTACATTCGTGACTTATTCAGACATGTAACTGATTATAACTCAGATTATGGTCTAGTTCCGAAAAGCGTTCTTTCAATATCTCAGAATTCACCCTGCACTGAATAATTGTAGCAACTGTTCAAAGCACAATTTATGTACCCTGAAGGACCTCTGTTTTTTTGTACAGCCTACTGATGATAAGACTGGTACAAATAACATGCCCTTGTGCAATTTGTAAAGCTGAATTGTGTATCCCCAACtagtttcttttgctgctttGTTAGACCAGTACCAACCCATCAACTAGACAGCACCTAAAGGAACTGATGACTGCTCACTTAGGGCAATTTATGAAATACTGATTTGGAGACTAAAGGAAAGTGTAAGATAATGACAATTCAGAACCAAGAGAAGATTAAATTTTTGGTATAGAAGTACAATTTGTGGGTATTAGTGCCACACAAATCATTAAGTCCCTGAATCTTCCTCTTCCAACTACCTAAAACAATGTGGACTCATCCTCTTCTACCATTCTGCTCTTCACTCCCTTCACCCTTAGCTTTGATTAATTCCGTGAAAACCGGGTCTTCCATTGGAAACCCCCAGGAAAATAGCAGCCGTTTACTTATAATGGCTGTTATAAGTAACAGATTTCCTGTTCTAATTGGAAAGgaatagggattccctggtggctccgatggtaaagaatctgccatgtGGGAGaactggtttcaatccctgggttgggaagatcccctggagaagggcatggcaatccactccagtattcttgcctggagtatccccatggacagagaagcctggctggctacagtccatggagtcgcagtcatgactgagtgactaagcacacacaggcaAAAAAAGAGTAGTTACTAAGCTCCAACTCCTATCCTTAATACTGTAGAGCTGTTGAAAGATTTCTGTCGTGTGAAAGTGACTGGAGAGTGGGATAGGATCAGTATTTTAcgtgattgtggtttttattctgtccCTTGATACTTAGACTTGAATGACAGATCCACACTTGTTGCCAAGTAGGCACATATAAGTAAGTTATCAACATGTATTAATCCATTCCTGAAGACAATATTTCATTGACCCTTTAACTTGCCCTTCCTTTCTAAATCTTATATTCCTATTGTTGACCCTAAAATTGCCAAtttggtggtggttcagttgataagttgtgtccgactcttgcgacccatggactgtagcctgccaggctcctctgtccatgggattttccaggcaagaatgctggagtggattgccatttccttctccaggggatcttcccaacccaggaattgaacctgggtctcctgcattttaggcagattctttaccaactgagctataagggaagcctgGAAATTTAGTACTTTTTAATGGCTTGTTAAGTTTAATGCAGCTTGAAAGTTTAAAGGTAAGCTGTAATTACGGGTCTGAAATTTACTATATTAGTAAATTTTGGGTCTGAAATTTAACCATATTGGCAATTGGTACCAAATTTACCATATTGGTAATTGGTAATTATGGGTCTGAAAATTACCATATTGGCAAATTCTCAACTCCTTTTTTAAGGAATTTGCTAATGTAAGTGTTCTACTGTATAAGAAATACATTCAGAATGCAAGGATTGAATCAAATGATCCAACCctaaacacaagagaaaaattaCAACTCAATTAAAGTCTCACGTTTGCAGGCTGACAAATTGAATTTAGTCTTTCTGCAGGCATCACATCAGGAACTGAAGTTTAGTGGAAACTGTTATGTAGGTAGTAAActtgttaaaaggaaaaaaattgtaatagcTGATACCAATGATTAGATCCCATAATAAAACTACAATTTCTGAAATA
Above is a genomic segment from Bos indicus isolate NIAB-ARS_2022 breed Sahiwal x Tharparkar chromosome 5, NIAB-ARS_B.indTharparkar_mat_pri_1.0, whole genome shotgun sequence containing:
- the SMIM10L1 gene encoding small integral membrane protein 10-like protein 1 yields the protein MATTAAPSSLALRASSPAATPSSYGVFCKGLSRTLLAFFELAWQLRMNFPYFYIAGSVVLNIRLQVHF